AACATGGTATGACCACGATTATTGAAGGCAGCGCTTTGTCAAAAGTGGATGGACAGCCCGTCGCCCTCCACGGACATCACTGCGCCTGTGGTTGCACGCTGGTAAGCTCTTTTCCCGACTGCGGTATTGCGCAGTGAGACCGCTACCTGATTTTCCTGATTATCATACTGCAAAGCCGCCAGCGACAAAGCGCTGGTTGGGCGCTGGCGCATTACTGATTCTGGCTGTTGGCGCAGCGAAGGCGTTGTTGCGGGGATCGGATGCAGGTATCGGGAGCATCTTTACCGGAATGCTTTTCACTTTAATCTTCATGGGTATTTTCTGGCTCCTTTCTCTGCTGTATTACCGGTTTTCCCTCCACCATTCAGTCACCTGGAGAGCGGAAGTGGCAGAATTGCATAGCAACTGGTGGTATCAGCATCGTCGACAGTTTTTCCTGGAGGATGTGGTATTGATTGGTCCGGCTGGGGCGGAGCGGGGGGATTGGTTGCGTCTGCTCAAGCGTGAGCAAAAAGCACCAGCAGAACGCCAGGAGGCAGGTGGTAAAGCCCTGCGTGTGGCACGTTCTTTTTCTGCTGATATGACAGAACGTGAAAATCAGCTGGCCCGCATGCTGGCACTCCAGTGGAGACGTCAGCGTGAAGGCAAAACATTGGCCTCGCCGCAGCGATGTTACTGGCAGGGGAGTGAGAACGCGTGGCAGGCGTTTGCCGGAGAGGTGAAGAGCTCATTTCCGGAGATGGAATTACCTGAATTTCCGGAGATGTGGATGGGAGAAAGTACGTTATCGGACATTGCTGCTTTTCTGGGTTCGGATGATAACGATGCTCATATTCTGGTCGCCGGATGTCAGTCCGTGCTCGCTTCTGCTGAGGGTTTGCTACCTGCCGGTGAAGCCGCCGCGTTATGGCTTGCCGGCTCTGAAGGGCCTGTACTGCTTTCCCGTGGGGAATTTTTTTCCCCGTCAGAAACGGAATCGCTGAAAGATGTTTGCGAACGCGCGCAAAAGCAAAGTGAACTTGACGCTGCGCCTGACGCCTGCATTCTTTTTTCTCACCCGCAACAATCAGAGTTGGCAGGCAGCGGCTGGAACGTGACTCATTATCTACAGGATAATTTTTGGGGTAATACGGGAAAACTTGAGGCGCTTGTCGTGATATCACTTGCTGCTATTTTCGCACAAAGTCAGTCGCAGCCCTGCGGCTGGATAGCCACCGATCCTTTATACCCTCTCGCGCTTGGAATTGTTAAACCTCATGAAAACAGATAAAAATCAGAACGAAAGTA
Above is a genomic segment from Enterobacter sp. C2 containing:
- a CDS encoding PAAR domain-containing protein — translated: MKQVIREGDTLREYGGKVLAGHYLCFGKGIATKGDPVKCNKHGMTTIIEGSALSKVDGQPVALHGHHCACGCTLVSSFPDCGIAQ